A DNA window from Actinokineospora baliensis contains the following coding sequences:
- a CDS encoding cation:proton antiporter: MHDSSISLIELGAVFFGLGVLGRLAWRIGVSPIPLYLIGGLAFGAGGLVPLEGIEGFTAIASEIGVVLLLLLLGLEYSAAELVTGLKRSWLAGVVDIVLNALPGAAVALWLGWGPVGALAMAGVTYISSSGIVAKVLGDLGRLGNRETPVVLSILVFEDLAMAVYLPILTALLAGATLLGGLTAVGVALVAVTVVLVVALRFGRYVSVLVDSPEPEVFLLRVLGAALLVAGLASQLQVSAAVGAFLLGIAISGSTAENATKLLEPLRDLFAAMFFVVFGLNTDPSSIPPVLGFAIALAVVTTATKIGTGWFAASRQGISTLGRARAGAALVARGEFSIVIAGLAVSAGAVDKQLAALATAYVLLMAILGPVAARVVEPVTRVFMGKPRPATA, translated from the coding sequence TTGCACGATTCCTCCATCTCGTTGATCGAGCTGGGTGCGGTCTTCTTCGGGCTGGGTGTGCTCGGGAGGCTGGCCTGGCGCATCGGCGTGTCCCCGATCCCGCTGTACCTGATCGGCGGGCTCGCGTTCGGCGCGGGCGGGCTGGTCCCTTTAGAAGGCATCGAGGGCTTCACCGCGATCGCCAGTGAGATCGGCGTCGTCCTGCTCTTGCTCCTGCTGGGCCTGGAGTACTCGGCGGCCGAGCTGGTCACCGGGTTGAAGCGGTCCTGGCTGGCGGGCGTGGTCGACATCGTGCTCAACGCCCTGCCCGGCGCCGCGGTGGCGCTGTGGTTGGGCTGGGGGCCGGTGGGCGCGCTGGCGATGGCGGGCGTCACCTACATCTCGTCGTCGGGCATCGTGGCGAAGGTCCTCGGCGACCTGGGCAGGCTGGGCAACCGGGAGACCCCGGTGGTCCTGTCGATCCTGGTGTTCGAGGACCTGGCGATGGCGGTGTACCTGCCGATCCTCACCGCGCTGCTGGCCGGGGCGACGCTGCTCGGCGGCCTCACCGCCGTCGGTGTGGCGCTGGTGGCCGTGACCGTTGTCCTCGTCGTGGCGCTGCGGTTCGGCCGGTACGTCTCGGTGCTGGTGGACAGTCCCGAGCCGGAGGTGTTCCTGCTGCGCGTGCTCGGTGCCGCGCTTCTGGTGGCCGGGTTGGCCTCGCAGCTGCAGGTGTCGGCGGCGGTGGGCGCGTTCCTGCTGGGCATCGCGATCTCCGGGTCCACGGCGGAGAACGCCACCAAGCTCCTCGAACCGCTGCGGGACCTGTTCGCGGCGATGTTCTTCGTGGTGTTCGGCCTCAACACCGACCCCAGCAGCATCCCGCCGGTGCTGGGCTTCGCCATCGCGCTGGCCGTGGTGACCACCGCCACCAAGATCGGCACCGGCTGGTTCGCCGCGAGCAGGCAGGGCATCTCCACGCTCGGCAGAGCGCGGGCGGGCGCCGCGCTGGTGGCCCGCGGCGAGTTCTCCATCGTCATCGCGGGCCTGGCGGTCAGCGCGGGCGCCGTCGACAAGCAACTGGCCGCCCTGGCCACCGCCTACGTGCTGCTGATGGCCATCCTCGGCCCGGTCGCGGCCCGCGTGGTCGAGCCGGT
- a CDS encoding cation:proton antiporter regulatory subunit, translating into MNVEVTPLPGIGTRHDFVSRTGRRIGVITHRDGHFDLVVSRQDDPDSCVASIPLTVEESAALANLLGAPNLVAQLRDQAPGVSTRQLPIAPNSPYDGRTLGDTALRTRTAVSVVAVVRAGTVHPSPQPDFALGGGDLLVTVGTADGLAKAAEVLERG; encoded by the coding sequence GTGAACGTCGAGGTGACCCCGCTGCCGGGTATCGGGACCCGTCATGACTTCGTGTCCAGGACCGGGCGCCGGATCGGGGTGATCACGCACCGGGACGGGCACTTCGACCTGGTGGTGTCCCGCCAGGACGACCCGGACTCCTGCGTCGCGTCGATCCCGCTGACCGTCGAGGAGTCGGCCGCGCTGGCCAACCTGCTCGGCGCGCCGAACCTGGTCGCCCAGTTGCGCGACCAGGCGCCCGGGGTCAGCACCCGGCAGCTGCCGATCGCCCCGAACTCGCCCTACGACGGGCGCACGCTCGGCGACACGGCGCTGCGCACGCGCACGGCGGTCTCGGTGGTCGCGGTGGTCCGCGCGGGCACCGTGCACCCGTCGCCGCAGCCGGACTTCGCGTTGGGCGGGGGCGACCTGTTAGTCACGGTCGGCACCGCCGACGGCCTGGCCAAGGCCGCCGAAGTCCTCGAACGCGGCTGA
- a CDS encoding DUF4240 domain-containing protein, with translation MTDEAFWQLISRTTEQPGDRDEQSEWLAEELTRLPVAEVVDFAGRLAGVRRSADTWTMWAAAHLIEEGCSGDGFCYFQLWLLTLGRGVFERAVVEPDSLAEVPAVRALAARPMREWSDQDWPEWESLDFAAHEAHQEVTGRELAVPPAREGRPADAEWDIEDEAQVRARLPRLWELFGPGRARG, from the coding sequence ATGACCGACGAGGCGTTCTGGCAGTTGATCAGCAGGACGACGGAGCAGCCGGGGGATCGTGATGAGCAGAGCGAGTGGTTGGCCGAGGAGCTGACCCGGTTGCCGGTGGCGGAGGTGGTGGACTTCGCCGGTCGGTTGGCCGGGGTTCGGCGGTCGGCCGACACCTGGACGATGTGGGCGGCGGCGCACCTGATCGAGGAGGGGTGCTCCGGCGACGGGTTCTGCTACTTCCAGTTGTGGCTGCTGACGCTCGGTCGCGGGGTGTTCGAGCGGGCCGTGGTCGAGCCGGACAGCCTGGCGGAGGTGCCCGCGGTGCGGGCGCTGGCGGCCAGGCCGATGCGGGAGTGGTCCGACCAGGACTGGCCGGAGTGGGAGAGCCTGGACTTCGCCGCGCACGAGGCGCACCAGGAGGTCACCGGCCGCGAGCTGGCGGTGCCGCCCGCGCGGGAGGGGCGCCCGGCCGACGCCGAGTGGGACATCGAGGACGAGGCGCAGGTGCGGGCCAGGCTGCCGCGGCTGTGGGAGCTGTTCGGACCGGGGCGCGCCAGGGGCTGA
- a CDS encoding acyl-CoA dehydrogenase family protein, translating to MTDLRTRCEHLAQGPLRVAAETGAPGRLNRPLLKALADHGVLAEIFGDGPAKAMALCEIREALARYCTEAETAFALQGLGAYPILLAGSPETVDTWIPRIAAGDAAVGFALTEPDAGSDAAHLGLLATADGDDFVLTGEKTYISNAPEADVYSVFARTADTGAKGITAFAVPGTSPGLDGDPLDLLAPHAIGRLRFTGVRVPRANVLGEVNGGWSVAMRTLDMFRPSVGAFAVGMAQAALDAAVAHAAARQAFGKPLSAFQGISHQLADVATRIHAARLLVHNAATAYDTAPGTTGHLSAMAKLFATETAQTAVDLAIQVHGARALERGHLLEHLYREVRAPRIYEGASEIQREIIARHLFR from the coding sequence GTGACTGACCTCCGCACCCGGTGCGAACACCTCGCCCAAGGCCCACTCCGAGTAGCAGCCGAAACCGGCGCCCCCGGCCGCCTGAACCGACCCCTGCTCAAAGCACTCGCCGACCACGGCGTCCTCGCCGAGATCTTCGGCGACGGCCCCGCCAAGGCCATGGCCCTGTGCGAGATCCGCGAGGCGCTGGCCAGGTACTGCACCGAGGCAGAGACCGCGTTCGCTCTGCAGGGCCTAGGCGCGTACCCGATCCTGCTCGCGGGCTCCCCGGAGACCGTCGACACCTGGATCCCCCGCATCGCCGCCGGTGACGCGGCCGTCGGGTTCGCGCTGACCGAGCCCGACGCGGGCTCCGACGCCGCCCACCTGGGTTTGCTGGCCACGGCCGATGGGGACGACTTCGTCCTCACCGGGGAGAAGACCTACATCTCCAACGCCCCCGAGGCCGACGTCTACTCCGTGTTCGCCCGCACCGCCGACACCGGCGCCAAGGGCATCACGGCCTTCGCCGTCCCCGGCACCTCCCCCGGCCTCGACGGCGACCCGCTGGACCTGCTGGCCCCGCACGCCATCGGCCGTCTTCGCTTCACCGGGGTCCGCGTCCCGCGCGCCAACGTCCTCGGCGAGGTCAACGGCGGCTGGTCGGTGGCCATGCGCACCCTCGACATGTTCCGCCCCAGCGTCGGCGCCTTCGCCGTGGGCATGGCCCAGGCCGCCCTCGACGCCGCCGTCGCGCACGCCGCCGCCCGCCAGGCGTTCGGCAAGCCGCTGTCCGCCTTCCAGGGGATCTCCCACCAACTGGCCGACGTGGCGACCCGCATCCACGCCGCCCGCCTCTTGGTGCACAACGCCGCCACCGCCTACGACACCGCCCCCGGCACCACCGGCCACCTCTCCGCGATGGCCAAGCTCTTCGCCACCGAAACCGCCCAAACCGCCGTCGACCTGGCCATCCAGGTGCACGGTGCCCGAGCCCTGGAACGCGGCCACCTCCTCGAACACCTCTACCGGGAGGTCCGCGCCCCCCGCATCTACGAGGGCGCCTCGGAGATCCAACGCGAGATCATCGCCCGCCACCTCTTCCGCTGA
- a CDS encoding RidA family protein: MTPHRIVTAPDLAPPVGFAHAVVAAPGSTVHLGGQTAQNSTGAIVGTTMADQFDQAAANVVAALAASGATAEHLVSLLIYVTDVRAYKAALPELGPLWRKHFGRHYPAVALFGVTSLFDEEALIELLGTAVIP, translated from the coding sequence ATGACCCCGCACCGGATCGTCACCGCGCCCGACCTGGCCCCCCCGGTCGGCTTCGCCCACGCCGTCGTCGCCGCCCCCGGCAGCACCGTGCACCTCGGCGGCCAAACCGCCCAGAACAGCACCGGCGCCATCGTCGGCACCACCATGGCCGACCAATTCGACCAGGCGGCAGCCAACGTCGTCGCCGCGCTCGCGGCCTCCGGCGCGACAGCGGAACACCTGGTCTCACTGCTCATCTACGTCACCGACGTGCGTGCGTACAAGGCGGCCCTGCCCGAGCTGGGCCCGTTGTGGCGCAAGCACTTCGGCCGCCACTACCCAGCAGTGGCCCTCTTCGGCGTCACGTCGCTGTTCGACGAGGAAGCGCTCATCGAACTCCTCGGAACGGCGGTGATCCCGTGA
- a CDS encoding enoyl-CoA hydratase family protein, which yields MSPFRASAGVTGSWSHFGFSVEDGVATVTLDRPEKLNALTFEAYADLRDLVAELPHRGDAKVLVLRGNGRGFCSGGDVEEIIGALRAMDAAQLLEFTRMTGAVVRALRECPMPVIAAVNGIAAGAGSVLALAADFRLLAREAAFAFLFTKVGLAGADMGSAYLLPRLIGLGRATELLILGDKVDAVRAEQLGLGTIVDDLPAAATSLARRLADGPALAYSTTKVLLTREQDVDLATAIELEAVSQALLMKSADHAEFYAAWQAGRAPKWTGR from the coding sequence ATGAGCCCCTTCCGGGCGTCGGCTGGTGTCACCGGGTCGTGGTCGCACTTCGGGTTCTCGGTCGAGGACGGGGTCGCGACCGTGACGCTGGACCGGCCGGAGAAGCTCAACGCGCTCACCTTCGAGGCGTACGCGGACCTGCGGGACCTCGTCGCCGAGTTGCCGCACCGGGGTGACGCGAAGGTGTTGGTGCTGCGCGGCAACGGCCGAGGGTTCTGCTCGGGCGGCGACGTCGAGGAGATCATCGGCGCGCTGCGGGCCATGGACGCCGCGCAGTTGTTGGAGTTCACCCGGATGACGGGGGCCGTGGTGCGGGCGCTGCGGGAGTGCCCGATGCCGGTGATCGCCGCGGTCAACGGGATCGCCGCGGGCGCGGGGTCTGTGCTGGCACTTGCTGCGGACTTCCGCCTGCTGGCAAGGGAAGCGGCGTTCGCGTTCCTGTTCACCAAGGTCGGCCTCGCGGGCGCCGACATGGGCTCGGCGTACCTGCTGCCCCGGCTGATCGGGCTCGGGCGCGCCACGGAGCTGCTCATCCTCGGCGACAAGGTCGACGCCGTCCGGGCCGAACAACTGGGCCTGGGCACCATCGTCGACGACCTCCCCGCGGCGGCGACGTCCTTGGCCCGGCGCCTGGCCGACGGCCCGGCGCTGGCGTACTCGACGACCAAGGTGCTGCTGACCAGGGAGCAGGACGTGGACCTCGCGACGGCCATCGAGTTGGAGGCCGTGAGCCAGGCCCTGCTGATGAAGTCAGCCGACCACGCCGAGTTCTACGCGGCGTGGCAAGCGGGCCGCGCACCCAAGTGGACCGGCCGATGA
- a CDS encoding SDR family NAD(P)-dependent oxidoreductase produces MRRVVVTGGTRGIGAAVAARFRAAGDEVIALGRADCDITDEAAVGAVFAGIGPVDVLVNNAGIASSAPLVKTTLDQWRDQQDVNALGAFLCTRAVLEGMLARDTGRIVFVASTAGKVGQRYTAAYTAAKHAAVGLMRAVAAEVAGTGVTSNAVCPTFTRTDIVAEATRVIAERTGRSPVDAEAALAGASPLGRLLEPEEVAFAVWFLASAEAGAVNGQSLVLDGGGVQ; encoded by the coding sequence ATGAGACGTGTTGTGGTCACCGGCGGCACCAGGGGCATCGGCGCGGCCGTCGCCGCCCGGTTCCGGGCCGCCGGTGACGAGGTCATCGCCCTGGGCCGGGCCGACTGCGACATCACCGACGAGGCCGCGGTGGGTGCGGTGTTCGCCGGGATCGGGCCGGTGGACGTGCTGGTGAACAACGCCGGTATCGCCTCCAGCGCCCCCCTGGTGAAGACCACGCTCGACCAGTGGCGGGACCAACAGGACGTCAACGCGCTGGGCGCTTTCCTGTGCACGCGGGCCGTGCTGGAGGGGATGCTGGCCCGTGACACGGGTCGGATCGTGTTCGTCGCGTCCACCGCGGGCAAGGTCGGGCAGCGCTACACGGCGGCGTACACCGCCGCCAAGCACGCCGCCGTCGGCTTGATGCGGGCGGTGGCCGCGGAAGTGGCGGGCACGGGCGTGACCTCGAACGCGGTGTGCCCGACGTTCACCCGCACCGACATCGTGGCGGAGGCGACCCGGGTGATCGCGGAGCGCACTGGCCGGTCCCCGGTCGACGCGGAGGCCGCCCTGGCCGGGGCGTCGCCGCTGGGGCGGTTGCTGGAGCCGGAAGAGGTCGCGTTCGCGGTGTGGTTCCTGGCCTCGGCCGAGGCGGGGGCGGTCAACGGGCAGTCTTTGGTGCTCGACGGAGGAGGAGTTCAGTGA
- a CDS encoding benzoate-CoA ligase family protein: MPHQLNLASHFLDRNIDLGRSDRPALLGPTGHCSYADLAATTNRVGNVLLSFGVRPGDRVLLALSDGVEFVATWFGAQKIGAVTAEVYTFLTAKDYAYFLGYTEASVVVADPLTLDRLREAGTQGRHVLVVGAADLELQANEHDFDALAANAESTLDAVPRDQDDVVLWKFTTGSTGTPKACPHTVRSPLNSHNWYAEQVLGLTENDIVLPVPKLFFGYARDLTALFPFGVGGAGIVFPERTTPERVFALIAEHRPTVLVNVPTMMAAMVAHPLAAEQDLSCLRLCTSAGEALPPELHRKWDTTFGVEVVDGIGSSEAYHIYISNRPGATVPGSIGTLVPGYSARVVDPDGATLPDGEVGTLEITGDTAATEYVGDPQRSAVTFPGGGTVHTGDLVVRDPDGAFHYRGRADDLLKVSGIWVAPSEIEHCLIGHPEVVECAVLGHERGGLIRPHAFVVSSGGVTEDDLRRHVRERLSPHKTPERVVFVTELPRTTNGKLDRRALRTLDVST; encoded by the coding sequence GTGCCCCACCAGCTCAACCTCGCGAGCCACTTCCTCGACCGCAACATCGACCTCGGCCGGTCGGACCGCCCAGCCCTGCTCGGCCCGACCGGCCACTGCAGCTACGCCGACCTCGCCGCCACGACCAACCGGGTCGGCAACGTCCTGCTGTCGTTCGGGGTGCGCCCGGGCGACCGCGTGCTCCTTGCCCTGTCCGACGGCGTCGAGTTCGTCGCGACGTGGTTCGGGGCGCAGAAGATCGGCGCGGTGACGGCAGAGGTCTACACGTTCTTGACAGCAAAGGACTACGCCTACTTCCTCGGCTATACGGAAGCTTCCGTGGTGGTAGCCGACCCCCTGACCCTGGATCGGTTACGGGAAGCGGGTACTCAGGGGCGGCACGTGCTCGTCGTCGGTGCAGCCGACCTGGAGTTACAGGCCAACGAGCACGACTTCGACGCACTGGCGGCCAATGCTGAGTCCACTTTAGACGCTGTGCCGCGCGATCAGGACGACGTGGTGCTGTGGAAGTTCACCACGGGGAGCACGGGAACCCCGAAGGCGTGCCCGCACACCGTCCGCAGCCCGCTCAACAGCCACAACTGGTACGCCGAACAAGTGCTGGGGCTCACCGAGAACGACATCGTGTTACCCGTACCGAAGTTGTTCTTCGGCTACGCGAGGGACCTGACCGCGCTGTTCCCCTTCGGGGTCGGCGGCGCCGGGATCGTGTTCCCCGAACGCACCACGCCCGAGCGGGTGTTCGCGTTGATCGCCGAGCACCGGCCGACGGTCCTGGTGAACGTCCCGACGATGATGGCCGCGATGGTGGCGCACCCGTTGGCCGCCGAGCAGGACCTGAGCTGCCTGAGGCTGTGCACCTCGGCAGGCGAGGCGTTACCCCCGGAACTGCACCGCAAGTGGGACACCACGTTCGGCGTTGAGGTCGTCGACGGCATCGGCTCGTCGGAGGCCTACCACATCTACATCTCCAACCGCCCCGGCGCGACGGTCCCGGGCAGCATCGGCACCCTGGTCCCCGGCTACTCGGCGCGCGTCGTCGACCCCGACGGAGCCACGCTGCCCGACGGCGAGGTGGGCACCCTGGAGATCACCGGTGACACCGCGGCCACGGAGTACGTCGGCGACCCCCAGCGCTCCGCGGTCACCTTCCCCGGCGGCGGCACCGTCCACACGGGAGACTTGGTGGTGCGGGACCCCGACGGCGCGTTCCACTACCGCGGCCGCGCGGACGACCTGCTGAAGGTGAGCGGGATCTGGGTGGCGCCCAGCGAGATCGAGCACTGCCTGATCGGCCACCCGGAGGTGGTGGAGTGCGCGGTGCTCGGCCACGAGCGGGGCGGGCTGATCCGGCCGCACGCGTTCGTGGTCAGCTCTGGCGGGGTGACCGAGGACGACCTGCGGCGCCACGTCCGGGAGCGGCTTTCCCCGCACAAAACCCCCGAACGGGTGGTGTTCGTGACCGAACTGCCCAGGACCACCAACGGCAAGCTGGACCGCAGGGCGCTGCGCACGTTGGATGTGTCCACATGA
- a CDS encoding creatininase family protein, whose product MSHRFADLTSPQAAALRERTPVLLLPVGAVEPHGPHAPLDTDPLISAGMCQRAADRLADDPVVTVKILPALSYGVTEFGSAFAGAVGISATTLGSLVVEICSSLAAQGFTRVVVVNNHFEPAHVGALRAAVKTLADKGIRTGYLDLLRRAAVARLTEEFQSGSCHAGRYETSLVLADRPELVDTDTMAALPALRVDMPAAMGAGTTGFVEMGMVDAYCGAPAEATAAEGRETFESLTALLVEAIHDQVR is encoded by the coding sequence ATGAGCCACCGGTTCGCCGACTTGACCTCGCCACAGGCGGCCGCGCTGCGCGAGCGGACACCCGTGTTGCTGCTGCCCGTGGGGGCGGTCGAACCGCACGGCCCGCACGCGCCGCTGGACACCGATCCGCTCATCTCCGCGGGCATGTGCCAGCGGGCGGCGGACCGGCTCGCCGACGACCCGGTGGTCACGGTCAAGATCCTGCCCGCGTTGTCCTACGGGGTGACGGAGTTCGGCTCTGCGTTCGCCGGGGCGGTCGGGATCAGCGCCACGACACTGGGTTCGCTGGTCGTCGAGATCTGCTCATCGCTGGCCGCGCAGGGGTTCACCCGCGTGGTCGTGGTGAACAACCACTTCGAGCCCGCCCACGTCGGCGCGTTGCGGGCGGCGGTGAAGACGTTGGCGGACAAGGGGATCCGGACCGGGTACCTCGACCTGCTGCGCCGCGCCGCGGTCGCGCGGCTGACCGAGGAGTTCCAGTCCGGGTCCTGCCACGCCGGCCGCTACGAGACCTCGCTCGTCCTGGCCGACCGCCCCGAACTGGTCGACACCGACACCATGGCCGCTCTGCCCGCGCTGCGGGTGGACATGCCCGCGGCGATGGGAGCGGGAACAACCGGGTTCGTCGAGATGGGCATGGTCGACGCCTATTGCGGCGCCCCGGCCGAAGCGACCGCCGCGGAGGGGCGGGAGACGTTCGAGAGCCTGACAGCCCTGCTGGTCGAGGCCATCCACGACCAGGTGCGTTGA
- a CDS encoding FAD-dependent monooxygenase produces MDVSILGAGPAGLYLAILLRKAGHAVAVHERNAPDATFGWGVVFSEETLEALRDADPQTHAEITDSFARWSRIDIRYRDEVVRSSGHSFTAIARRHLLSILRTRASELGADLRFGSELEEPPEADLRVAADGANSKTRQRHFRAKVTPQGCKYVWFGTDLVLDAFTFAFRDTEHGLFQAHAYPFDERTSTWIVECAQPVWQRAGLDTATEAESIAFCERLFAEDLGGARLRSNRSLWLDFPLVHTPTWHKGNLVLLGDAAHTAHFSIGSGTKLAMEDAIALAASLATEPTLDAALTDYELQRQPVVERFQQAAAESAGYFSRTAHYTGFEPIQFAVNLLTRSGRVTHANLAQRDPGLVRRIDSWFAGRAIAAPPVFAPFGDLPNRVVAEVSTPDEATARAADGFGLVLAGPVDVGDTTAAHVWSSAVRSKTDAHLGLRLTHLGARASAPCVAASPVPYGPFAPVPTELTDLDAVLRSFVEHATRAAEDGFDLLELDMADGHLLAGFLSPLTNRRTDEWGERHRFPLAVLDAVRAAFPHTLSVRLAVTDWAPGGTTVADGIAFAAQLRAHGTDLVHVRAGHTLPDFRPDYRRGYLTTLSDRVRNEAGIPTLVGGYLTTFDEVNTIVAAGRADLCVLTEGP; encoded by the coding sequence ATGGACGTCTCGATCCTCGGCGCGGGCCCGGCGGGGCTGTACCTGGCGATCCTGCTGCGCAAAGCGGGCCACGCGGTCGCGGTGCACGAGCGCAACGCCCCGGACGCGACGTTCGGCTGGGGCGTGGTGTTCTCGGAGGAAACGCTGGAGGCGCTGCGCGACGCGGACCCGCAGACACACGCGGAGATCACCGACTCGTTCGCCCGCTGGTCGCGCATCGACATCCGCTACCGCGACGAGGTGGTCCGCTCGAGCGGGCACTCGTTCACCGCCATCGCCCGCAGGCACCTGCTGTCGATCCTGCGCACCAGGGCCAGCGAACTGGGCGCCGACCTGCGCTTCGGCAGCGAACTCGAGGAGCCGCCGGAGGCGGACCTGCGGGTCGCGGCCGACGGGGCCAACAGCAAGACCCGGCAGCGGCACTTCCGGGCGAAGGTGACGCCGCAGGGCTGCAAGTACGTGTGGTTCGGCACCGACCTGGTGCTCGACGCGTTCACCTTCGCCTTCCGCGACACCGAACACGGCCTGTTCCAAGCGCACGCGTACCCGTTCGACGAGCGGACCAGCACCTGGATCGTCGAGTGCGCGCAGCCGGTGTGGCAGCGCGCCGGGCTCGACACCGCGACCGAGGCGGAGAGCATCGCGTTCTGCGAACGGCTCTTCGCCGAAGACCTGGGTGGCGCGCGGCTGCGGTCCAACCGGTCGCTGTGGCTGGACTTCCCGCTGGTGCACACGCCGACCTGGCACAAGGGCAACCTGGTGCTGCTGGGCGATGCCGCGCACACGGCGCACTTCTCCATCGGCTCCGGCACCAAGCTGGCGATGGAGGACGCGATCGCGCTGGCCGCCTCGCTGGCGACCGAGCCGACGCTGGACGCGGCGTTGACCGACTACGAACTGCAGCGGCAGCCGGTGGTGGAGCGGTTCCAGCAGGCGGCGGCCGAGAGCGCGGGGTACTTCAGCCGCACGGCGCACTACACCGGGTTCGAGCCGATCCAGTTCGCGGTCAACCTGCTCACCCGCAGCGGCAGGGTCACGCACGCGAACCTGGCGCAGCGCGACCCGGGCCTGGTCCGCCGGATCGACTCGTGGTTCGCGGGCCGGGCGATCGCCGCGCCGCCGGTGTTCGCGCCATTCGGCGACCTGCCGAACCGGGTGGTCGCCGAAGTGTCCACACCGGACGAAGCGACCGCGCGGGCGGCCGACGGGTTCGGGCTGGTGCTTGCCGGGCCGGTGGACGTCGGCGACACGACCGCGGCCCATGTCTGGTCGAGCGCGGTCCGGTCGAAGACCGACGCGCACCTGGGGCTGCGGCTCACACACCTTGGCGCCAGGGCGAGTGCGCCTTGCGTGGCGGCCTCGCCGGTCCCCTACGGCCCCTTCGCGCCCGTACCGACCGAGTTGACCGACCTCGACGCGGTGCTGCGGTCGTTCGTCGAGCACGCCACGCGGGCCGCCGAGGACGGGTTCGACCTGCTGGAACTGGACATGGCCGACGGGCACCTGCTGGCCGGGTTCCTCTCGCCGCTGACCAACCGGCGCACCGACGAGTGGGGTGAGCGGCACCGGTTCCCGCTGGCCGTGCTCGACGCCGTGCGCGCCGCGTTCCCGCACACGCTGTCGGTGCGGCTGGCGGTGACGGACTGGGCGCCGGGCGGGACGACCGTCGCCGACGGGATCGCCTTCGCCGCGCAACTGCGGGCGCACGGCACCGATCTCGTGCACGTCCGCGCGGGGCACACCCTGCCGGACTTCCGGCCCGACTACCGCCGCGGCTACCTGACCACACTGTCGGACCGGGTGCGCAACGAGGCGGGGATCCCGACGCTGGTCGGCGGCTACCTGACCACGTTCGACGAGGTCAACACGATCGTCGCGGCGGGACGGGCGGACCTGTGCGTGCTGACGGAGGGGCCATGA
- a CDS encoding LLM class flavin-dependent oxidoreductase, with amino-acid sequence MKVGIGLPNTVPARDRGVLLEWARRAEAGGFSTLAVLDRLRYDSVDPFITLAAAAAVTERIGLATMIAIGPLRSPGVLAKQAQSLHEVSGGRFTLGLGIGARQDDYAAAGVDPKTRGAALSTQLAHLRDGGLSDVDILVGGGSGTALARMARYADGYAHGGGPPRAFASAATKARAAWYDHGRTGTPALWGQGYLALSEPDRGQDYLRDYYAFTGPFADKIAAGALTSERAIKDYLRGYEEAGCDELVLFPTTLDLADLDRLIEAL; translated from the coding sequence GTGAAGGTCGGTATCGGACTCCCCAACACGGTTCCCGCCCGTGATCGCGGCGTGCTGCTCGAGTGGGCGCGGCGCGCGGAGGCGGGCGGTTTCAGCACGCTGGCCGTGCTCGACCGGCTGCGCTACGACAGCGTGGACCCGTTCATCACGCTGGCCGCCGCGGCGGCGGTGACCGAGCGGATCGGGCTGGCGACGATGATCGCCATCGGCCCGCTGCGCTCCCCCGGCGTGCTGGCCAAGCAGGCCCAGTCGCTGCACGAGGTCTCCGGCGGGCGGTTCACCCTCGGTCTCGGCATCGGCGCCAGGCAGGACGACTACGCGGCGGCGGGGGTCGACCCGAAGACCAGGGGCGCGGCCCTGTCCACGCAACTGGCCCACCTGCGCGACGGCGGTCTGTCCGATGTGGACATCTTGGTCGGCGGCGGATCCGGCACCGCGTTGGCGCGGATGGCCCGCTACGCCGACGGGTACGCCCACGGCGGTGGTCCGCCGCGCGCGTTCGCCTCCGCGGCGACCAAGGCCAGGGCCGCCTGGTACGACCACGGCCGCACCGGCACCCCCGCGTTGTGGGGGCAGGGATATCTCGCGTTGAGCGAGCCCGACCGCGGGCAGGACTACCTGCGCGACTACTACGCCTTCACCGGGCCGTTCGCCGACAAGATCGCGGCGGGCGCGCTGACCAGCGAGCGGGCCATCAAGGACTACCTGCGCGGCTACGAGGAAGCGGGCTGCGACGAGCTGGTCCTGTTCCCCACCACGCTCGACCTGGCCGACCTCGACCGGCTCATCGAGGCGCTCTGA